DNA sequence from the Cupriavidus oxalaticus genome:
CCAGACGCAGCGCTTCATCCTCGGCGCGCGCGGTGCGGTTGGGCGGCTGGCGCAGACCCAGGTCCTGCAGCAGCTTCTGGAAGCGCTCGCGGTCTTCCGCGGCGTCGATCATGTCGGGGCTGGTGCCGATGATGGGCACGCCGTTGGCTTCCAGGTCCAGCGCCAGCTTCAGCGGGGTCTGGCCACCGTACTGCACGATCACGCCGACCGGCTTCTCGATCGCCACGATCTCGAGCACGTCTTCCAGCGTCACCGGCTCGAAGTACAGGCGATCCGAGGTGTCATAGTCGGTCGACACGGTTTCCGGGTTGCAGTTGACCATGATGGTCTCGTACCCGTCTTCGCGCAGCGCCAGCGCGGCGTGCACGCAGCAGTAGTCGAACTCGATGCCCTGGCCGATCCGGTTCGGGCCGCCGCCCAGCACCATGATCTTCTTCTTGTCGGTCGGGTTGGCCTCGCACTCGCCATGCTCGGCCTCGTAGGTCGAGTACATGTAGGCGGTGTTGGTGGCGAACTCGGCCGCGCAGGTGTCCACGCGCTTGTAGACCGGGCGCACCTTGTTGGCGATGCGCGCTTCGCGCACGGCGCGGGCGTCGGTCTTCAGCAGCCTGGCCAGGCGGCGGTCGGAGAAGCCCTTCTGCTTCAGGTAGCGCAGTTCGGCAGCCGACAGGCTTTCCAGCGTGCGTGCCTTGATCTGGGCCTCGGTCTTGACGATGTCCTCGATCTGGGCCAGGAACCACGGGTCGATGGCGGTCTCGGCGTGCACCTCTTCCAGCGACATGCCGAGGCGGAACGCGTCGCCCACGTACCAGATGCGGTCCGGGCCCGCCTCGCCGATCTCCTCGACGATCTCGTCGCGGTCGGTCGACTTATCGTCCAGGCCGTCCACCCCGACTTCCAGCCCGCGCAGCGCCTTCTGGAACGATTCCTGAAAGGTGCGGCCCATCGCCATCACCTCGCCCACCGACTTCATCTGCGTGGTCAGGTGGCTGTCGGCCTGCGGGAATTTCTCGAAGGCGAAACGCGGCACCTTGGTGACCACATAGTCGATCGACGGCTCGAACGACGCGGGGGTCGCGCCGCCGGTGATCTCGTTCTTCAGTTCGTCCAGCGTGTAGCCGACGGCCAGCTTGGCCGCGACCTTGGCGATCGGGAAGCCGGTGGCCTTCGACGCCAGCGCCGACGAACGCGACACGCGCGGGTTCATCTCGATGACGATCATGCGACCGTCCTTCGGGTTGATCGAGAACTGCACGTTGGAACCGCCGGTGTCGACACCGATCTCGCGCAGCACGGCCAGCGAGGCGTTGCGCAGGATCTGGTATTCCTTGTCGGTCAGGGTCTGCGCCGGGGCCACGGTGATCGAGTCGCCGGTGTGGATGCCCATCGGGTCCAGGTTCTCGATCGAGCAGATGATGATGCAGTTGTCCTGCTTGTCGCGGACGACTTCCATCTCGTACTCTTTCCAGCCCAGCAGCGATTCCTCGATCAGCAGCTCGCGCGTCGGCGACAGGTCCAGGCCGCGCTTGCAGATCTCTTCGAATTCCTCGCGGTTGTAGGCGATGCCGCCGCCGGTGCCGCCCAGCGTGAACGAGGGGCGGATCACGATCGGATAGCCGGCAGTGCCGGTTTCCTGGGCGATGCGGCCCTGTACGGCCACGGCTTCGTCCATCGAGTGGGCGATGCCGGACTTGGCCGAGCCCAAGCCGATCCTGGTCATCGCGTCCTTGAACTTCTGGCGGTCCTCGGCCTTGTCGATGGCCTCGGGCGAGGCGCCGATCAGCTCGACCTTGTACTTGTCCAGCACGCCGTGGCGGTGCAGGTCCAGCGCGCAGTTCAGCGCGGTCTGGCCGCCCATGGTCGGCAGGATCGCGTCCGGGCGCTCCTTGGCGATGATGCGCTCGACCACTTCCCAGGTGATCGGCTCGATGTAGGTCACATCGGCCGTGTTGGGGTCGGTCATGATGGTCGCCGGGTTCGAGTTGACCAGGATGACCTTGAAACCTTCTTCGCGCAGGGCCTTGCAGGCCTGGGCGCCGGAGTAGTCGAACTCGCACGCCTGGCCGATGATGATGGGGCCGGCGCCGATGATCAGGATGCTCTTGATGTCTGTGCGTTTTGGCATTGCACGCTCTCTTTATGGGCCGGCCCGCTTGCATGCGGGCCGCGCCGGTAATCAGGGAATCCGTCGGGATTCGAAAATGTCAGTCTGTCCGCTGTTGCCGCTAGTTCATGGTGGCCGTCGCCAGCTTGGCGCCGAAGCCGATAAACATCGCCCCGACCCCGCTCGCCATCCCGGCCGACAGGCGCCGGCGGCGCCGGAATGCATCGGCCAGCCTGGCACCCACGAAAATGATCGTGGTCAGGTAGGCGAAGCTGCATAGCTGGGCAACCACACCCAGCACGGAGAACGACAGCACCGGGTAGCCGAAGGCCGGATCAACGAACTGGATGAAGAACGAGATGAAGAACAGGATCGCCTTCGGGTTCAGCAGGCTGATCAGCAACGCCTTGCGGAACGGGTCGGACTGGTCGGCCTTGCCCACCGACGCCGCGGCGGCCGCATCGCCGCGCGCGGCCCAGTTGCGCACCGCGCCGCGCAGCATGCTCAAGCCGATCCACGCCAGGTAGGCCGCGCCGATGTACTTCACCACGTAGAACAGCGCCGGGCTGGCCTTCAGCAGCGAAGCCACGCCCGCCGCCGACAGCACCATCAGCACGAAGTCGCCCAGGAACACCCCGCACGCGCCCTTGTAGCCGGCGCGCACGCCGCGCTGCGCCGCCACCGACAGCACGTACATCGAGTTCGGCCCCGGCAGCAGCACGATAAAGATCGTGCCGAGCAGGTAGGTCCAGAAATCGGTGATGCCGAAGGCGGTTTGCATGAAGGCGTTCATGGGATGTCCCGTGGTCCAGCGCTGTCCGGGCGCGCTAATTTGCAAGCTTACTTGCGCGCGTCGGTCATGTGCTGGATGAAGCGGTCGAACAGGTAAGCCACGTCGTTCGGGCCAGGCGAGGCTTCCGGGTGACCCTGGAAGCAGAACGCCGGCTTGTCGGTCAGCGCGAAGCCCTGCAGCGTGCCGTCGAACAGCGACACGTGGGTCACGCGCGCGTTGGCGGGCAGCGTGTCGGCGTCGACCGCGAAACCGTGGTTCTGCGACGTGATCATCACGCGGCCGTCCTCCAGGTCCTTGACCGGGTGGTTGGCGCCGTGGTGGCCGGCCTTCATCTTCAGCGTCTTGGCGCCGACGGCCAGGGCCATGATCTGCTGGCCCAGGCAGATGCCGAAGGTCGGGATGCCGCGCTCGATGAACTCGCGCGTGGCGGCGATGGCGTAGTCGCACGGCTCGGGGTCGCCGGGGCCGTTGGACAGGAACACGCCGTCCGGATTCAGCGCCAGCGCGTCGGCGGCGCTGGCCTGGGCCGGCAGCACCGTCACCTTGCAGCCGCGCTCGGCCAGCATGCGCAGGATGTTGAACTTGACGCCGTAGTCATAGGCGACCACGTGAAACTGCGGCTTGTCCTGCTTGCCGTAGCCCTGGCCCAGCGCCCATTCGGACTGGGTCCACTCGTACGGCTCCTTGACCGAGACCACCTTGGCCAGGTCCATGCCGGCCAGGCCGGGGAAGGAGCGGGCCAGGTCGATGGCCTTCTGCACGTTGTCCTCGCCAGCCAGGATGCAGCCGTTCTGGGCGCCCTTCTCGCGCAGGATGCGGGTCAGCTTGCGGGTATCGATGCCGGCGATCGCCACCACCTTTTCCTGCTTCAGGTAGTGCGCGAGGGTGTGTTCCTTGCGGAAATTGGAGGCCAGGATCGGCAGATCCTTGATGATCAGGCCGGCGGCATGGACTTTCGTGGCTTCGACATCCTCAGGATTGACACCGTAGTTGCCGATATGCGGATACGTCAGCGTGACGATCTGCCGCGAATAGCTCGGGTCGGTGAGGATTTCCTGGTAACCGGTGATGGCGGTGTTGAACACCACTTCACCGATGGTATGGCCGGAAGCGCCAATGGAATAGCCACGAAAGACCGTGCCGTCTGCTAGCGCGAGAATGGCGGACGGAAAAGACGGTAACACGGGTAGGCTCCTGCTGGACTCACCCCGTGACCGACCAATCGACGCCTCGTGCCTCCCAGGCTGGATCCATGACGGCGGCAGCGGCATTGCGCCGATGCGGTCGGATCCGGTCGCGGCCTGCTCTTTGCATCACATCAAGTGCGAACGGCAAAGGCGGCGCGGATGGGGGCGGCGGAAGGTGGAAAGCGGTTGGCGCTAGGGTGAAGGGTTCTGAAAGCGAAACTTTCGAATTATATCCCGCGCCACCCAATTTCTCAAGTTTTCAAGGACTTGCATCACGCGGGCGCCGCCGCGGGCACCTGCCGCACCGGTGCCCGCGCCACCATCCGGCGGTGTGCAGAGCCCGTTACGCAGCCGGCGGAACGACCGCCGTCACCTCGATTTCCACCTTGGCGCGCGGCTCGACGAGGTCGGCCACTTCGACCGCCGTCATCGCCGGAAAGTGCCGGCCGATGATGGCGCGGTAGTGCTGGCCGATCGCCCCATAGGCGCCGACATATTCCGCCTTGTCCTTCACATACCAGGTCATGCGCGCGATATGTTCCGGCCTGGCCCCGCCGGCGGCCAGCACGTCGACCACGTTGCGCAGCGCCTGCGCCACCTGCAGGCCGAAATCGTCGGTCTCGAACTCGCACTTGCCGTTCCAGCCGATCTGGCCGCTGACAAGGAGCAGGCGGCTGCCGGCCTGGATCTCGGCCATCATGCCGTTGGCGTAGCCACGCGGGGGCGCCCAGTCGGGCGGCTGCAGGATTTTCATGGTGGATGTCCCTGTTGCGATCTGTATCAATGGATTGGAAATTCAGTCATGGGGCGGTCAGGCCGCGCTTACCAGGTAGGCCGCCATGGCCTCGCGCACGGCCTCCGGCAACGGCTGTGGCGCGATCGAGCCGGTGTCGACGCAGACCAGCCGCTGCGTCACTTCCATGCGGGTATCGTCGTGAGGGCCGGCAAAGCGGATCGCCAGCGTGAAGCTGGACTGGCCGAGCTTGAGCACGCGCAGCTCGCGCGTGAGCACCTCGCCCAGCCGGCTCGGCGCCAGGAAGCGGCATTCCAGCTCCGCGGTCGGCACGCCGGCCCGGCCTTCGCCGTGCATGACGTCGAAGGGCCACCCCAGCGCTTCGCCGAACCAGTCTTCGATGAAGTCGTTGAGCATCTCGAAGTAGCGCGGGTAGAACACGATCCCGGCCGCGTCGCAGTGCTTGAAGCGCACCAGGACGGTGCTGCGGAAGACCGGGCTCATGATTGGCTCCCACCGTGGTTAGTGCCAGCGTGGTTAGTGCCATTGCCCTCCTCCGCCATCTGGCGCAGCCGGAAGCGCTGCAGCTTGCCGGTCTCGGTGCGCGGCAGCGCCGGCACGAACTCGATGCGGCGGGGATATTTGTACGGCGCGATCTGGCGTTTCACGTAGTCCTGCAGCGCGGTGCGCGTGGCGTCGTCCGCGGGCACGCCTTCGCGCAGCACCACGTAGGCCATGACCACCTGCCCGCGCCCGTCGTCGGGTGCGCCGACCACGCCGCACTCGGCCACCGACTCGTGCTGCATCAGCGTGCTCTCCACCTCGGGGCCGGCGATGTTGTAGCCGGCCGAGATGATCATGTCGTCGGAGCGCGCCTGGTAGAAGTAGTAACCGTCTGCATCGACCGTGAAGGTATCGCCCGGCAGGTTCCAGCCCGCCTTCACGTAGTTGGCCTGGCGCGGATCGTCCAGGTAGCGGCAGCCAGTCGGGCCCTGCACCGCCAGCTTGCCGACCTGCCCCGGCGGCAGCGGCCGCATCTCGTCGTCGACGATCTGCGCCACGTAGCCGGGCACCACCTTGCCGATCGCGCCCGGCCTGACCTCGGCACCGGCACTCGAGATAAAGATATGCATCATCTCGGTGCCGCCGATGCCATCGGTCATCTCGATGCCGGTGGCGGCTTTCCAGCTCTGGCGCGTGGCGTCGGGCAGCGCCTCGCCGGCCGACACGCTGTGCCTCAGGCTGGAGATATCGAAGCGCGGCGCCAGCGCCGCCATCTGCCGGTAGAAAGTGGGGGCGGTGAAGACGATGGTGGCGCGGAAGTCGTGGATCAGTTCCAGCAGCGCTTCCGGCGTCAGCTTCTCCGCCAGCACCGTGCTGGCGCCGATGCGCAGCGGGAAGCACAGCATGCCGCCCAGCCCGAAGGTGAAGGCGATCGGCGGCGTGCCGCAGAAGATATCGTCCGGCACGGAGCGCAGCACATGGCGCGGGAACAGGTCGCACATGGCCAGCACGTCGCGATGGAAATGGACCGTGCCCTTGGGCTGTCCGGTGGTGCCGCTGGTGAAGGCGATCAGGCAGATATCGTCGCTGGCGGTGTCGCAGGCATCGAAGCTGTCGGGCTTGCCCGCCATCGCGGCTTCCAGCGAACCCTCGCCGGTGCCGTTGAAATACAGCGCGCGCGCCAGGCTCGGGCAATGGAATTCCCCGCCGGCCCGCTGGTTGGCATCGAGATCCTCGCGCAGCCGCGCATCGCACAGCGCCGCGGTGACCTGCGCCTTGTCGACGATCTGCTTCAGCTCCTTCGCGCGCAGCAGCGGCATGGTCGGCACGGCAATCAGGCCGGCCTTGATGGTGGCGAGCCAGCTTGCCGCCATCATCAGGTTGTTGGGGCCGCGCAGCAGCACGCGGTTGCCGGGCACCAGCGCCATGTCCTCGACCAGCACATGGGCGATGCGGTTGACCAGCGCCGCCACCTGCGCATAGGTGACCGTCTCGACCTTGCCCGTCTGACCGTTGCGATGGCGGATGGCGATGCGCTCGCCGCGGCCTTCGCGGACGTGGCGGTCGACCAGCTCCACCGCGCAGTTCATCCGCGCCGGGTAATCGGTGTCGGCATTGAAGCGGAACACCGGCCACTGCTCGGGCGGCGGCAGGCGGTCGCGGGCGAAGGTATCGAGATGGGCGGTGGTCGCCATGGCTTGTCTCCTGTCTGCTCTGTCGGTACGGCAGTTCCGGGGCGGACGGCTCAGCCCTTCCGGCCGGCCAGTGTTTCGCGGGCGATGATCAGCTTCTGCACCTCGGTGGCGCCTTCGTAGATGCGCAGCGAGCGGATCTCGCGGTACAGGCTTTCCACGCGCGTGCCGACCTTGACGCCGAGGCCGCCGAACATCTGCACCGCGCGGTCGATGACCTGCTGCGCGTTCTCGGTGGCGACCATCTTGGCCATCGCCGCTTCGCGCGTGGTGCGCTCTTTCCTGACGTCCCGCAGCCAGGCCGCGCGATAGGTCAGCAGCGCGGCCGCGTCGATTGCGGTCGCCATGTCGCCGATGGCGGCCTGCGTCAGCTGCAGGTCAGCCAGCACGCCGCCGAACATCGGCCGCTCGCAGGCCCGCGCCAGCGCGTCATCCAGCGCGGCACGGCCGAAGCCCAGGGCCGACGCCGCCACCGAGGCGCGAAAGATGTCGAGCGTCATCATCGCCACCTTGAAGCCCTGCCCCGCCTCGCCCAGCCGGTTGCCGACCGGCACGCGGCAGTTGTCGAAGCGCAGCGTGGCCAGCGGGTGCGGCGCGATCACGTCGATGCGCTCGGCGATGGCCAGGCCCGGCGTATCGGCGTCGACCACGAAGGCCGAGATGCCGCGCGCGCCGGGCGCTTCGCCGGTGCGCACGAACACGCAATAGAAGTCCGCGATGCCGCCGTTGGAAATCCAGGTCTTGGCGCCGTCGATCACATAGTGCTTGCCGTCTTCCGACAGCCGCGCGCTGCATTGCATCGCCGCGACATCGGAACCGGCCTCGGGCTCGGACAGCGCAAAGGCGGCGATAGCCTCGCCGCGCGCCACACGCGGCAGGTATTGCGCGCGCAGCGCCTCGCTGCCGGCAATCGAGATCGCACCGGAGCCCAGCCCCTGCATCGCGAAGGCAAAGTCGGCCAGGCCGTCGTGGCGCGCCAGCGTCTCGCGCAGCAGGCACAGCGAGCGTGAGTCGAGCGCGGGCAGCGCGCCGCCGTGCGCGGCCGGCACGCAATAGCGCAGCCAGCCCGCCTCGCCGAGCTGGCGCACCAGCGCGCGGCAGGCGGCGTCGGTATCGCCGTGGTCGACATGCAGGTGTTGCGCGCACCAGGCGTCGAGCTCGCGCTCCAGCGCGCGGTGCGCGTCGTCGAACAGCGGCAGGTCGAGATAGGTCTTGTCTGACATCGCGGCTCCCTGGCTCAGTCGCCTTCGAACACCGGCTTGGATTTGGCCACGAAGGCCTCGTAGGCGCGGCGGAAATCGCGCGTCTGCATGCAGATGGCCTGCGCCTCGGCTTCGGCTTCGATGGCCTCGTCCAGCCCCATGTTCCATTCCTGGTGCAGCAGCTTCTTGGTCACGCCATGGGCGAAGGTCGGCCCCGCGGCGAGCTGGGCGGCCAGTGCCTGCGCCTGTGCCAGCACGGCTTCGGACGGATGCAGCGCGTTGAAGAAGCCCCACTGCAGGCCCTCGTCCGCGTTCATGGCGCGGCCGGTGTAGAGCAACTCGCTGGCACGCCCCTGCCCGATCACGCGTGGCAGCAGCGAGCACGCGCCCATGTCGGCGCCAGCCAGGCCCACGCGTACGAACAGGAACGCGGTCCTGGCCTGCGCCGTGCCCAGCCGCATGTCCGAAGCCAGCGCCATCATCGCGCCCGCGCCCGCGCAGATGCCGTCGACCGCGCTGATCACCGGCTGCGGGCACGCGCGCATCGCCTTGACCAGGTCGCCGGTCATGCGCGTGAAGTCGAGCAGTTCGGGCATGGTCATCTGCGTCAGCGGCCCGATGATCTCGTGCACGTCGCCGCCCGAGCAGAAATTGCCGCCGGCGCCGGTGACCACCACTGCCTTGATGTCGCTGGCGTAGCACAGCGCGCGGAACAGGTCGCGCAGCTCGGCATAGGAGTCGAACGTCAGCGGGTTCTTGCGCTCCGGCCGGTTCAGCGTGATGGTGCCGACCTTGCCGTCGTCCGACACCGACCACAGGAAATGCCGCGGCTCGTAGCCGGCAAAGCTGCGCTTGTGGTGGCGCATGTCGAGTGCGATTTCAGTCATGGTTGTCTCTCAGGTCCTTGCTCAGGTTCTTGCCTTGTCAGCCCGCCATCACTTCGCCGCCGGCCACCGGGATCGCCTGCCCGGTGATTGCGCCGGCGGACGGCTGGCACAGCCATGCCACGGCGTCGGCCACTTCCTCGGGCTGCACCAGACGGCGCTGCGGATTGCGCGCGGCCAGTTCGGCGCGCGCCTGGTCCTCGGTGCGGCCGGTCTTGCCGACGATGTTGGCGACGGCGTCGCGCACGATATCGGTTTCGGTGTAGCCGGGGCAGACCGCGTTGACGGTCACGCCCTTGGCCGCGGCCTCCAGCGCCAGCGCGCGCGTCAGTCCGATCACGCCATGCTTGGCCGCGCAATAGGCGCTGACGTAGCCGTAGCCGATCAGCCCGGCGGTGCTGGCCACGTTGACGATGCGGCCCCAGCCGGCTTCGAGCATCGCCGGCAGCGCGGCCTGCGTGCACAGGAAGGTGCCGGTCAGGTTGACGTCGAGCATGCGCTGCCACAGCGCGGCATCGGTCTTCATGAAGGGGGCGCTGTGCGCCTGCCCGGCGTTGTTGACCAGCATCGATACCGGACCGGCCTGCTCCGTGGCCGCGGCAAAGGCGCGCGCCACGCTGCCGGCATCGGCAATATCGGCCGTGACGAACGACACGATGGCGCCCGCCGGTGCCTGCTCGCGCAGGACTTGCACCGTCGCTTGCAGCGTGCCGGCATCGCGCCCCAGCAGCGTGACGCTGGCGCCGTCGGCCAGCAGACGCCGCGCGATCGCGGCGCCGATGCCGCGCCCGCCGCCGGTGACCAGCGCGTGCCTGCCGGCCAGTGTTGCCGTGCTGCCGGTCATGCCTGCTTCTCCTGCGCCGCGGCGCGTTCGAGATTGGTTTCCAGTTGCCGCTTGCCCGCCAGGTATTGCTTGGGCCAGGCGATGTCGCGGTAGCCGATGCGCGCGGCTTCCTGCAGCGTCCACGCCGGGTTGGCCAGGTGCGGACGCGCGATCGCGCAAAGATCGGCGCGGCCGGCGGCGATGATCGAGTCGACATGATCGGCCTCGAAGATCGCGCCGACGGCAATGGTGGCAATGCCCGCCTCGTTGCGGATGCGATCGGCGAACGGGGTCTGGTACATGCGGCCATACACCGGCGCCTGGTCCGGGCTGACCTGTCCCGACGAGCAATCGATCATGTCGGCGCCGGCGGCCTTGAAGGCGCGGGCGATCTCGACGGCGTCGTCGGGCGTGATGCCGCCTTCGACCCAGTCGTGCGCCGAGATGCGCACCGACATCGGCTTGTCCTGCGGCCATACCGCGCGCACCGCTTCGAACACCTCCAGCGGATAGCGCAGCCGCGCCGCCAGCGAGCCGCCGTATTCGTCGTTGCGCGTATTGGTCAGCGGCGAGATAAAGCTCGACAGCAGGTAGCCGTGGGCGCAGTGCAGCTCGAGCCAGTCAAAACCCGCTTCGGCCGCGCGGCGGGCACTGGCCACGAAATCGTCGCGCACGCGGTCCATGTCGGCGCGCGTCATCTCGCGCGGGGTCTGCGACTCGCCAGGCAGGTACGGCAACGGCGAGGCCGACATCACCGGCCAGTTGCCCTCCGGCAGCGGATGGTCCATCGCCTCCCAGCCGAGCTGCGTCGACCCCTTGCGGCCCGAGTGGCCGATCTGCATGGCGATGCGCGCATCGCTGCTGGCATGCACGAAATCGACGATGCGCTTCCATGCGTCGCGCTGCTCATCGTTCCACAAGCCCGGGCAGCCCGGCGTGATGCGCGCATCGGGCGACACGCAGGTCATTTCCGCCACCACCATGCCGGCGCCACCCAGCGCGCGCGAACCGAGGTGAACCAGGTGGAAGTCGCCCGGCATGCCATCGGTGCAGGAGTACATGGCCATCGGCGACACCACCACGCGGTTCTTCAGCGTGACGCCGCGCAGCCGGAACGGCGTGAACATCGGCGGCAACGGCTCGGGCTCGCGCAGCTTCAGGCTTTGCTGCGGCACGCCGGCCCGTTGCGCCAGCCAGTGCTCGAACTGCGCCACATAATCGGCGTCGCGTACGCGCAGGTTCTCGTGCGAGATGCGCTGCGAACGCGTCAGCAGCGAATAGGCGAACTGCTCCGGCGGCAGGCTGCCGGCGTAGCGCTCGACGTTCTCGAACCACTCGGTCGAGTTGCGCGCGGCATTCTGGATCTTCAGCACTTCCACGCCGCGCGTAGCTTCATAGCGTGCCAGCGCATCGGGCAGGCCGTCGTGGCCGCTGCCGCGGATCTCTTCGGCCAGGTCGATCGCATCTTCCAGTGCCAGTTTGGTACCGGAGCCGATCGAGAAGTGTGCCGTGTGCGCGGCATCGCCCATCAGCACCACCGGCACGCGACGGCCGTCCGGCAACGTATTCCAGTGCACCCACTGGCGGCAGATCACGCGCGGGAAGCGGATCCAGATCGCCGAGCCGCGCAGGTGCGACGCATTGGTGATCAGCTTGTTGCCGTCGAGGTAGCGCGCAAACAGCTTCTCGCAATACGCCACGCCCTCTTCCTGGCTCATCTGGTCGATGCCGGCGGCTTGCCAGACCGATTCCGGCGTCTCGACGATAAAGGTCGAGGTGTTGTCGTCGAAGCGGTAGGCATGCGCCTGGAACCAGCCGTGCTCGGTCTTCTCGAAGGCGAAAGTGAAGGCGTCGAACAGCTTGTGCGTGCCCAGCCAGACAAAGCGGCACTGGCGCGTGTCGATGTCGGGCCGGAAGGTCTCGGCGTAGCGGGTGCGGATGCGGCTGTTCAGGCCATCCGAGGCGATCACCAGGTCGGCCTGGTATTGCATCGCCAGCGCCTGGTCGTCGGTGACATCGTTCTCGAATACCAGCCTGACGCCGAGCGCTTCGCAGCGCGCCTGCAGGATATTGAGCAGGCGCTTGCGGCCGATGCCGATAAAGCCGTGGCCACCGGAGCGGATGGTGCGGCCGCCGATATGGATGTCGATATCGTCCCAGTGATTGAAGGCGGCGTTGATCTCGGCGGCGCTGTCCGGATCGGCCTGCTTGAGGTTGTCCATGGTGGCGTCGGAGAACACCACGCCCCAGCCGAAGGTGTCATAGGGCCGGTTGCGCTCGACCACGACGACCTCGTTGGCCGGATCCTGCAGCTTCATCAGCAGGCCGAAGTACAGCCCGGCCGGTCCGCCGCCAATACAAAGCACTCGCATCTGTTGCCTCCTGCTGGGGCCGCGCCCGGCAATGCTGCCCGGCGGCATCACGATCTAGATCAGACCTAAATATTTTATGCTTCAAATATTAGACTGCATCACGAGCCGTGGCAAGCCCGCGGTGCGAAGTGTCCGGTTCGACACCTCACACCGCCTGGCGCACCCGCGTCAGCCCTTCAGCGCGGCCTGGACCTGCTCCAGCGCCGCCGGATCCTCGATCGTGGTCAGGTCGCCGGGATCCCGCCCTTCCGCCACCGCCTGCATCGCGCGCCGCAGCAACTTGCCGGAACGCGTCTTCGGCAGCGCATTGACAAAGAATACGCGCGCCGGACGCGCCACGGCGCCGAGCTGCTGCTCGACGGTCTTCATCAGTTCGCCCTCCAGCGCCAGCCGGTCCGCCTCGGTGGCGGTGCGCCCCGGGTCGCGCGCGATGCAGAAGCCCATCGCCACCTGGCCCTTGAGCGCGTCCTGCACGCCGACCACCGCCACTTCGGCCACGGCCGGATTGGACGACAGGCTTTCCTCGATCTCGCGCGTGCCCAGCCGGTGGCCGGCGACATTGATCACGTCGTCGGTGCGCCCGAGGATAAAGACATAACCGTCCTCGTCGCGCACGCCCCAGTCGAAGGTGGAATAGCACAGCCGGTTCGGCACCGCCTGCCAGTAGGTGCGCACGAAGCGGTCGTCATCGCCCCACACCGTGCTCATGCAGCCCGGCGGCAGCGGCCCGTCGATCGCGACCACGCCTTTCTGGTTGGACGGGCATTCCTCGCCGGTGTTCTCGTCGACGATTTTCAGGTCGTAGCCGTAGGCCGGCACCCCCGGCGAGCCCAGCTTGGGCGGCAGCGGGTCGATGCCACGCTGGATCGCGAGAATCGGCCAGCCCGACTCGGTCTGCCAGTAGTTGTCGACCACCGGCTTGCCCAGGCCGTCCTGGATCCAGCGCGCGGTGGGTTCATCCAGCGGCTCGCCGGCCAGGAACAGCAGGCGCAGGCTGGACAGGTCGTAGCGGGTCAGCCAGGACGGGTCCTGCTTCTTCAGCACGCGGATCGCGGTGGGCGCGCTGAACATCAGGTTGACCTTGTATTGCTCGACCAGCCGCCACAGGATGCCGCCGTCCGGGCGGATCGGCGTGCCCTCGTACATCAGCGTCGCCATGCCGGCCAGCAGCGGGCCGTAGACGATATAGCTGTGGCCGACCACCCAGCCGATGT
Encoded proteins:
- a CDS encoding propionate--CoA ligase, producing MTASHAVHARSLADPQGFWAEQAARIDWETPFDQVLDNSRAPFTRWFVGGRTNLCHNAVDRHLAARASQPALHWVSTEVDQSRTYTYAELHDEVNRMAAILQGLGVQKGDRVLVYMPMIPQAAFAMLACARIGAIHSVVFGGFASVSLAARIEDARPRVVVSADAGSRAGKVVPYKPLLDEAIRLSSHQPEKVLLVDRRLADMPRTEGRDEDYAAWRDRVAGAQVPCAWLESSEPSYVLYTSGTTGKPKGVQRDTGGYAVALATSMEYIFCGKPGDTMFTASDIGWVVGHSYIVYGPLLAGMATLMYEGTPIRPDGGILWRLVEQYKVNLMFSAPTAIRVLKKQDPSWLTRYDLSSLRLLFLAGEPLDEPTARWIQDGLGKPVVDNYWQTESGWPILAIQRGIDPLPPKLGSPGVPAYGYDLKIVDENTGEECPSNQKGVVAIDGPLPPGCMSTVWGDDDRFVRTYWQAVPNRLCYSTFDWGVRDEDGYVFILGRTDDVINVAGHRLGTREIEESLSSNPAVAEVAVVGVQDALKGQVAMGFCIARDPGRTATEADRLALEGELMKTVEQQLGAVARPARVFFVNALPKTRSGKLLRRAMQAVAEGRDPGDLTTIEDPAALEQVQAALKG